Below is a window of Brassica napus cultivar Da-Ae chromosome A5, Da-Ae, whole genome shotgun sequence DNA.
TGAAACTTGTTGGATCGGAGGACAAGAACTTCTAGGCTCTGCAAGGAATTCAAGTGGAACGGGAATGTGTCGTTGATAGCATTACTCTCCAAGTTAAGAACTTCCAGACGAGAACAACTGGTTAGAGATGGAAGAAGCTTTCCCTCCAATAGGTTGTGGCTGACGTCAATGACCCTTAAATGCTTGGCATGCATGCACATGTGAGGAAGACTTCCGATGAGACCATTGTTATGAAGATCCAGATATCGCAGCTCTTGTAATCTCCATAACCAGTCTGGTACTTGACCTTTGATGTTGTTGTTGGAAAGGTATATAGACATTAGATTTCTCTGGTCTCTTATGAAATCAGGAAACTCAGTGATGTTGCAGCTTGACAAGAACAAAAACTCGAAATTTGATGAAAAATCAGAATCTGAAGTGATGTTTGATGTTGAAAGAGGGATGCCCGAAAGATCTAGCCGTACTAGCTTCTTGAGAGAAGAGAAGACATTTAAGTCAACTGGACTATTGTCTCTGAAATTGTTAGACCCAAGGTAGAGATATTCTAAATTGGATAACAGAGAAAAATTCTCGAATCCAACCAGATCACTGAGTTGGTTATTCTCCAAATCAATTTCTTCCAATGAAGAGATTTGGAACAAGGATGAAGGAACTGCTCCAGTAAAAAGATTATCATGGGCAACAACGGCTACCAGTTCGGAGAGTTGCCCAATGTTAGGTGAGAGGGAACCTATGAAGTGGTTTGAATCGAGAGAGAGCCTGAGTAGTTTGGTTAAGTTGAAGATTGCAGATGGAATGTTTCCGGTGAGGTGATTATTGGCAACCTCAAACGTGATCAACTGTTTTAGATTGCCAATGGAAGATGGGATTTCACCAGTTAAAGAGAGAGCCTGAGTAGTTTGGACGAATCAAGTGTCAAAGAAACTAAATGTTTAAGGTTGCCGATGGAATCAGGTATGACACTTGAGAAAGATGTCATAAAAAACTCCATGACTTTCATAGAGTTGTTTCTACGAAAAACAGGAAGTTTGCCTCTCAGATTTGGGTTGTGACTCAGGATAATGGACTGTAAGTTTGGTATCAGAAAAATACTGCTTGGAAATTCTCCATCCAGGTAGCAGTTCTGAAGATGTAGCCATCTCAGAGATTGCATCTTTGAAAACTCGTGGGGGATTTTTGAAGATATGTTTACAAAGCTCATATCCAAGGCTCTAAGGTTCTTAAGGTTACTAGCAAGTAGATGGAGAAAATATGGTGGGTTTTCAATGAACAGCCAACTTGGAGGAGgtaaaagataagaaatataggaaaaagaagaaagatcgAGAGACACCAAATTGGTGAGTTGGAGAATTTCTGTTGGTATTGGACCTTTCAATGAAGatccagagagatttagtgtTTCTAGCAACATGAGATTGTTGAACTTATGAGGGATTGGAGAAAAAGTGAAATTATTGCAAGCAAGGTTCAAAGTTTTGAGATGTATCAGTCTAAACAAACTGGAATTCGGTTCGAGACGGCCATAAAGATAGCTGCAACTTAGATCGAGA
It encodes the following:
- the LOC106366374 gene encoding LOW QUALITY PROTEIN: receptor-like protein 6 (The sequence of the model RefSeq protein was modified relative to this genomic sequence to represent the inferred CDS: inserted 1 base in 1 codon), giving the protein MIGSYYNFSFYLPIALLLFSYAKLLSTSASLTPDLCDPDERVLLLKLKAEFKIWKSGEFNDYFGDSVTIYDDTVVNVKSYPKTKSWGNSTECCSWKGVTCHTKSGKVIGLDLSCSYLYGRLEPNSSLFRLIHLKTLNLACNNFTFSPIPHKFNNLMLLETLNLSGSSLKGPIPTEILQLTNLVSLDLSSFSYISYLLPPPSWLFIENPPYFLHLLASNLKNLRALDMSFVNISSKIPHEFSKMQSLRWLHLQNCYLDGEFPSSIFLIPNLQSIILSHNPNLRGKLPVFRRNNSMKVMEFFMTSFSSVIPDSIGNLKHLVSLTLDSSXTTQALSLTGEIPSSIGNLKQLITFEVANNHLTGNIPSAIFNLTKLLRLSLDSNHFIGSLSPNIGQLSELVAVVAHDNLFTGAVPSSLFQISSLEEIDLENNQLSDLVGFENFSLLSNLEYLYLGSNNFRDNSPVDLNVFSSLKKLVRLDLSGIPLSTSNITSDSDFSSNFEFLFLSSCNITEFPDFIRDQRNLMSIYLSNNNIKGQVPDWLWRLQELRYLDLHNNGLIGSLPHMCMHAKHLRVIDVSHNLLEGKLLPSLTSCSRLEVLNLESNAINDTFPFHLNSLQSLEVLVLRSNKFHGMLHHSNGGAWFGFPALKIIDVSHNDFHGTIPSDYFLNWTAISTNEDNSTQPEYIEVLFNYVSVMLMSKGVSMAMERVLTIYTIIDFSGNRIHGQVPESIGLLQGLYVLNLSRNAFTGHIPSSLANLTALESLDLSQNKLSGEIPPQLGDLSSLEWINVSHNQLVGSIPQGTQFQRQNCSSYEGNPGLYGPSLKPVCGDPTSPETEPPVPEEEDEDEEVERLSWVAAGFGFAPGIIIGVTIGYILRNLGRRRH